From Arachis stenosperma cultivar V10309 chromosome 2, arast.V10309.gnm1.PFL2, whole genome shotgun sequence, one genomic window encodes:
- the LOC130960973 gene encoding ethylene-responsive transcription factor RAP2-12-like yields MCGGAIISDFIPGGSAAAASRSRRVTADILWPNLRKPVSKSGKRRGGAGAGVVAVDDDFEADFREFKDDSDIDEDEDYDVDDVVGGGSVKGFGSFGSTKTAKPQLKARGPAAVKSMEPSGQVEKSAKRKRKNQFRGIRQRPWGKWAAEIRDPRKGVRVWLGTFSTAEEAARAYDAEARRIRGKKAKVNFPEEVPAASSKRFKPHPEMQLPKEKMNCAKPKLNNQMFDFGNELGDFYSQLDQVEQKPLINQYANMESFPGNGLLNASDDVAAYFTSEHSSNSFEYSDLSWGEQGPKTPEISSMLSAPVEVQGVAKQEKNMVQPNNTQADSAKTLSEELADMESQLKFFDTPYLDASWNDTSLESFLGVDSTQDVGNPMNLWSFDDLPSVGGGVF; encoded by the exons ATGTGTGGAGGTGCTATTATCTCCGACTTCATTCCCGGCGGTTCCGCCGCCGCGGCGTCGCGTTCACGGCGGGTTACGGCGGACATCCTGTGGCCAAACCTGAGGAAGCCAGTGAGCAAGTCCGGCAAGAGGAGGGGCGGTGCCGGCGCCGGTGTGGTGGCGGTTGATGATGACTTTGAGGCTGATTTCAGAGAGTTTAAGGATGACTCTGACATCGATGAGGACGAGGATTATGATGTTGATGATGTCGTTGGCGGTGGTTCTGTCAAGGGTTTTGGATCATTCGGTTCAACCAAAACCGCCAAGCCTCAGCTCAAAGCTCGTG GACCTGCTGCTGTGAAATCCATGGAGCCAAGTGGACAGGTTGAGAAATCTGctaagagaaagaggaagaaccAGTTTCGGGGAATCCGTCAGCGTCCATGGGGGAAATGGGCGGCTGAGATCCGCGACCCGAGAAAGGGTGTTCGTGTCTGGCTTGGGACATTCAGCACTGCTGAAGAAGCCGCAAGGGCTTATGATGCTGAAGCAAGGAGGATCCGTGGCAAGAAAGCCAAGGTGAACTTCCCCGAGGAGGTTCCGGCCGCGTCCTCAAAGAGGTTCAAGCCACATCCCGAAATGCAGCTCCCTAAGGAGAAAATGAACTGTGCTAAGCCCAAACTGAACAACCAGATGTTTGACTTTGGTAACGAACTCGGGGACTTTTACTCTCAGTTGGATCAGGTGGAACAGAAGCCTCTGATTAACCAATATGCTAACATGGAGTCATTCCCCGGAAATGGACTTTTAAATGCATCTGATGATGTGGCTGCTTATTTCACTTCGGAACACTCGAGCAATTCATTTGAGTATTCCGACCTTTCATGGGGCGAGCAGGGCCCGAAGACTCCCGAGATATCATCCATGCTCTCGGCTCCCGTTGAAGTGCAGGGTGTGGCTAAGCAAGAGAAGAACATGGTGCAGCCTAACAACACTCAAGCTGACTCTGCAAAGACGCTATCCGAGGAGCTTGCAGATATGGAATCACAGCTGAAGTTCTTCGACACTCCTTACCTCGATGCAAGCTGGAACGATACTTCATTGGAATCCTTCCTTGGTGTGGACTCAACACAGGATGTTGGAAACCCAATGAACCTTTGGAGCTTTGATGACCTTCCATCCGTGGGAGGCGGAGTCTTCTGA